In one window of Spartinivicinus marinus DNA:
- the msrA gene encoding peptide-methionine (S)-S-oxide reductase MsrA, with product MLKHDKSTMISAEQALPGCDELMKITNQHFVLGNPLIPPFPTGYQQAVFGLGCFWGAERLFWQQAGVYTTAVGYAGGFTPNPTYQEVCSGMTGHAEVVLVVFDPDRISYQQLLQIFWESHNPTQGMRQGNDRGTQYRSAIYVTSSEQQQCVVQSKTHYQDALTQDGYAEITTEITELKHFYYAEEYHQQYLAKNPDGYCGLKGTGVSCGI from the coding sequence ATGCTAAAGCATGATAAGTCTACAATGATATCGGCAGAACAAGCATTACCAGGTTGTGATGAATTGATGAAGATTACCAATCAACACTTTGTTTTGGGTAATCCATTGATACCGCCATTTCCTACGGGGTATCAGCAAGCGGTGTTTGGGTTGGGGTGTTTCTGGGGAGCTGAGCGCTTATTTTGGCAGCAAGCGGGTGTTTATACCACGGCTGTGGGGTATGCAGGTGGTTTTACTCCTAATCCTACTTACCAAGAAGTTTGTTCTGGAATGACAGGGCATGCAGAAGTGGTACTGGTGGTCTTCGATCCTGATCGAATTAGCTATCAGCAGCTGTTACAGATATTTTGGGAGTCCCATAACCCTACCCAAGGAATGAGGCAAGGCAATGATCGGGGAACTCAATACCGTTCTGCTATTTATGTAACCTCTTCTGAGCAGCAACAGTGCGTGGTGCAATCGAAAACGCATTATCAGGATGCTTTGACCCAGGATGGATATGCTGAAATTACCACTGAAATTACTGAGCTGAAACATTTTTACTATGCAGAGGAATATCATCAGCAATACTTAGCTAAAAATCCTGATGGTTATTGTGGGTTGAAAGGC
- a CDS encoding VOC family protein codes for MATPSYIADGMPQLMPYITVKDIEASLKFYQTSFGFIPAENPLADGNTLVHAEMSFHDARIMLGRQGAMQNNSVTPKHSQIQHGIGLYVYCPDIQAHYEQAKAAGTEIIMEPTLMFWGDEMYSAVDIDGYHWSFGENKEAFDPKKVPPGYNVK; via the coding sequence ATGGCTACCCCATCCTACATCGCAGACGGTATGCCACAACTGATGCCCTATATTACAGTTAAAGACATTGAAGCTTCACTGAAGTTTTATCAAACATCTTTTGGTTTTATCCCAGCAGAAAACCCTCTTGCGGATGGTAATACGCTAGTTCATGCAGAAATGTCCTTTCATGACGCCCGGATCATGCTGGGTAGACAAGGGGCTATGCAAAATAATAGCGTGACACCCAAGCACAGTCAGATTCAGCATGGTATTGGCCTTTATGTATACTGTCCCGATATCCAAGCCCACTATGAACAAGCAAAAGCAGCAGGTACTGAGATTATTATGGAGCCTACACTCATGTTCTGGGGTGATGAAATGTATTCTGCCGTTGACATTGATGGCTATCACTGGTCATTTGGGGAAAATAAAGAAGCCTTTGACCCCAAAAAAGTACCTCCTGGGTATAACGTAAAATAA